The Arabidopsis thaliana chromosome 5, partial sequence genomic interval CAATGagtttggaagaagaaaaaaaaaatcagatttctctagtcaaaatattataaaaattaaattactatcaacatattttaaaagatttttaagaattatttaaaagctattgacaaaaaaaaaacatattttaaaagataaaacaaatttcatatttCCAGAAAATGCTTGTAAATAACTTAACTGcatttcttttatcattttcacattcaaaacaaagtaaaaagtaaaaagtaattaCTACCAAAACAATCTAAGTTTCAATAAAGGAAGATAGTATTTACTAATAATAGTCAACGTTATGGACTTGTTGAATATAGCGGCCACGTCGTCTCAGAAGGCAAAAACAGCACGAGACCAACGCGAAGTGAAACAAACGACATCGTGTATTTTATCTCCCGAATGAGCCACGTGGATGACTGAGTGGGCTCCACAATATCTTCATGGGACCCACAACGCTTCTCCGACTAAGTTACACGAATCATCGGCCGGCCAATATCTTCAACTGCGTGCGAGGCAATACgtgtcaaaatcaaaatctgtaAAAAACTTGCGTTTTAATTGGTAGATTCGAATTTGAAACGTGCGCGTCAATGAGTTTAAAAGCTCGTGAGATCGCCCACTATGATAAGCCACGACTCGTTTCCGATGAATAATTCGCCGGTGACGGCGGAGGAGAACGGTGGTGTTACGGAAAAATCCATACAGGAGAACGGTGGTGTTACGgaaaaatccatttttttgtcTCCTTCTACTAAGAAAATATCTGGTATCAATCTTCTCTGTATGAGAAATCTCTGGTAAATTATGTGTTATATAAAAACGTACgtatatatatgagtttatTCATACTTTACCTTCAGAATCGCCGGTAAAGGAGAATTTAGCTCCGGTGGCTACTCCGAAGACGGTGGATAATGGTTTAAGTGCTCAAGTGAAATCTCGGTggtcgttttcttcttctaagagAAGCTTTGGTACTTGtttcataatctttttttttgttgttttcaatttCCTTTTATGGTAATCTGATTAtaaagaatatttttgttttctttgatggtgtgaaaatatcataattgAGCTCTTTGTACTTTGTAGTAAGATAATATCCTGAATTCTTAGCGttaatttcattgattttgtttccattaATAGATTCGAAGAAcgaattttctttatattaaaatcataatcatatcaTCGTCTTAACTGGATTTATCTAATCATTGGCTTTTCTTCTCGTCAAAATAGAGAGATTTAGCTTTTTCCAAAATAGATTTCTTCCACTAATCAATGGCTGCTTAATTAATGATTCAAACCCTCAAGAAcagtgatattttttttgcttttttaattttattatttgggTTTCATTCCGGTTTTAATTTATGAGTTCtagaaaacttaaattttattgCCCGGTGAATTGGAGAGTTCATAGTGAAGTAAGATTTGTGTTTTGAGGTTAGAGATTTAAAGAGTGGTTTCTTACACTTGAGttgtgtttatttcttttttatgatTCTATGAAGTCCTGAAATGTGTGAATATTGTTCCAATGTGACAGGAAGTAGTAAAGATGAAACCTATTTTGATTCACATCAATGGCAACAATCTGATTCTGAAGACGATTTCTATAGCGTTCGTGGCGGTTTGTTACATTTTATTACACCCTGATATAAGTTTGGTTAATAACTTTTATGTGATCAACTCAAGATTTGAGATTGTTTATGTAGATTTCACTCCATCAGTTGGAAACACTCCAAGGTGTAGTATCTCAGAGAAGCTTCCTCGTATTCACAGCCCTTTATTTGAAGGAGAGAAACCTCGAGTATCGTTTTCGCATTCTCCTGCACCGCGGAGAAAGAAACTAGGCGAACTATTTAGAGATAGTATAAGAGAAGAACGAGCAGTAATTTTAGAAGAGTCATCGGAATACCAAagtgaaaaaagtaaaaaatcaTCATGTGATAATTCGGGTGAGCTCAAAGTCATTGAAGAATCtgtaaaagagaagaagaatcttaaaTCTCCTCTGAATTATCACCATCGTTGTCTTCCGAGATTCTCGTCTTTTAAAGGAAGTTTAATggacaagagaaagaagaagaagaagaaaattcatGTGAAATGAGATTGAAAGTTTGGATGTTTGCATTATAAAAATCTGGAAACTTTCAGCATAGTAATTTTACAGGTTATTTACTGACTGATGTGATGAAAAACATAAACGATATAGATGAAGAGAAAACTTTTTACCACTTTCTAAAAAGTTATTTAGATCGTTGTATTTCCCCAACAGAATTTCTGGTTCTATTACAACTACTGGTTCAAGTTTCTAGTTCCTTCTAAACTGTGTGTTTCGTAATggctttaatattttttatttgggctTCCAAATATTGGGCCATTGGCTctgtaaaacttttttttctgatgctttatataataagacaATAATGCTtaattgttttagaaaaaatcaaaatataacatgCTTAATTGattaacattattatataatttattattttgtattttttgaatataaaaaccttttctatatacatatataatttagtgtACAATTTCAGGATTTAATATGTGGTATGACAGGCAGAATCTTTTTTTAGTAGTATAGACAATAATGttagattttacaaatttttttttgtattaaagttaataattGTGTATAagtacaattaaaaaaaaaattgatgctgataaaatattcaaataagATTTAAACCGTATTACTACTTTTGGTTGatgatattataaatttgtattaatattgatcCAAACCCGTTCCACCATATAACTCTCGTgaaatattactttttataagtttaaatattaataatgtttataaagtttaaatagttcaataatatatttcaaaaattaatatgtttttgccttttacgtaatgacattttttgtaattcttactaaaacaaaataactctATAAAAtgtaattcaattttttaatgtagataatgttaaaatttataaataaatatttagtttaatcataatttatgATTGATATGTATTTGAGTTTTTGGACTACCTTTCACGTCATTTAATAGCCTACATTGGGTAGTTTTGTAACATtctttgaaataataatattatcttaatctatatatacatttttgcagtcattttagcaaataaatcttatagttggacttatttacaacccaatgccattagcattaaatctttttccaaaataattaattttactttaaatttttaatttaaattgtcaattacattatcaatcaaatttaatccaaacaaacttcacatcaatcccttaaaattagcataaacgtattttattaacaatattttaaaacaaagttttttgtttaaataaatattgttcttactaaacgttttttgtttaaataaacaaatcatgtatttgaacttatttacaatatCATGCtacttacattaattatttaggcataaaaatatttatataagatttaaatc includes:
- a CDS encoding uncharacterized protein (unknown protein; BEST Arabidopsis thaliana protein match is: unknown protein (TAIR:AT3G27210.1); Has 69 Blast hits to 69 proteins in 12 species: Archae - 0; Bacteria - 0; Metazoa - 0; Fungi - 0; Plants - 67; Viruses - 0; Other Eukaryotes - 2 (source: NCBI BLink).); translated protein: MISHDSFPMNNSPVTAEENGGVTEKSIQENGGVTEKSIFLSPSTKKISESPVKENLAPVATPKTVDNGLSAQVKSRWSFSSSKRSFGSSKDETYFDSHQWQQSDSEDDFYSVRGDFTPSVGNTPRCSISEKLPRIHSPLFEGEKPRVSFSHSPAPRRKKLGELFRDSIREERAVILEESSEYQSEKSKKSSCDNSGELKVIEESVKEKKNLKSPLNYHHRCLPRFSSFKGSLMDKRKKKKKKIHVK